A region of the Vigna unguiculata cultivar IT97K-499-35 chromosome 9, ASM411807v1, whole genome shotgun sequence genome:
CCTTTCTCGCATCAAAGGCTACTTCTCAGACTTCGGCTACCTCCAATCCTCTCCTCCATTCAACGACCTCCTCGACCACCAAACGCGAACCGCCATACACTCCTACCAGAGTTTTTTCAATCTCAAATCCACCGGTGACCTAACCAACGAGACGTTCCACCAACTCTCGCTGCCGCGGTGCGGCGTCCCCGACATGAACCTCGAGTACTCCGCCGCGGGTAACGTCTCGTGGCCAAAGGCCGGGCACCGGTGGTTCTGGGCGAGAAGGGTGACGTACGGGTTCCTCCCGGAGAGTAGAATACCGGCGAACGTGACGGCGGTGTTCAGGAGGGCGTTCGCGCGGTGGGACAGGGCTTTGACGGGGTTGAACCTGACGGAAGAGAGTTACGAAAAGGCTGATATCAGGGTAGGGTTTTACGATTTGGACGAGGGCGTTGAGGATGTGGTGTGGGGTGAGAGCGTTGTGAGGTTGTTGAGGAATGGTTCTAATGGAGAGATACGTTTGGATGGGAGCAAGGAGTGGGGGTTGGGGAGGGAAAACGGCACCGTGTTGGGGAAGTTGGATTTGGAGAGTGCGGTGATGCATCAGATAGGGCATTTGTTAGGGCTTGGTCACTCCAACGTGGAAGAGTCTGTTATGTACCCTTATGTGTTGCCGTCGAAGCAACGAAAGGTGGAGCTTTCAGATTATGATAAGTTTAACATTGAGAGAGTGTACAGTGATGGAAACTCCGATCATGGTGCTGGACATTGGAGAGTGTCTCTCACAGTTATCACACTGTGTCTTGGGTTTATGCTAATTCTGGTTTGATAACGGAGTCATGTtggtgttttttgttttttttttccttgagtGGCATTTGGTTGATTTGTTGACGTTAAGGTtgaattaaaacttaaaaggtTTTTGaacttttgataaaaaatatattttgatctatttttttctattcaattttGATGTGTCACTCCAATCATCTTTAGATATCATTCTATTATATTACTAAAAGACACTATTTAAATTAAGATAGATAATTGAAGGATAATCGTGATAAGTTAAAATTGGATCAAAATATCATCATCTTTTTAGACGTTATATTTTGAGTGATTctccattttttctattttcccatttttaatattctaaaattatttaaaagatgtgatctcatattataaaaaaaaacattataatttatgtttttctgtcaaaatgagaaaattcaaatttatggccgaatagttttgaaatggtgtgATGATTTTGAATGAGTGGTGAAAAGCGGTGGTGGGTTTGGGGAGACAGCAGGGTTGAAGGCGATGGATTGGTGGAAGTTGGGTAGGGACAAGGGTGGTGTGGTTTTGGTCCAAAtgcaaaagaacaaaaaagGTGGATATGGAACACGCGGGTTTCAGGATAAGGGTTTTGGTTATGGCTTTGtgttgatgttttatttttggaatTTGACTCTTGTCATGGATGAATGTAGAGAATTATTGCCATTGGTCCAGTTAGGTTATTGAGGATTGAATGATTTTTAGAGCTTTCATTTCtctaaataaatatcaatatattgttataaaatgtatgttaaaataaataatatgttatatttaaGTGTATACACTATTTTAACTggtaaatacatatatatatcacaaattGACAAATTGATAAAAGTTTACCCTTAATTTaccattaaattatattttaaataagtattatTTAGTTCAAATagctataaaaatattacattttaaataaataatgataagtTTAACTGCGCATAATACATATTTATCATCATGttagtaaaaatatatgtgTTTACTTCTTTTTACtgtagataattatttaaattttaaatgattaaatttatttaaacagatatttaaagaataaaataataattttaattgaaataacaattaaatttaaaaaatgtcacttcaagacaaaataataaaaatttgtgcACACAGAAATCTCCTTTACTAATATTATagataaaaatcattttaaaataatcaaaatatatatatatatatatatatatatatatatatatatataattttatggaTCTTTAGagttcttttaattatataaaatgataaaagttaaaattataacatatattttagacgtaaattagaaatttaactatttagttatttactttttaaacttttttcatcttctttctaGCTTTTTAAAGCGTATTTTCATTTCTTCAATGAAATTCTAGCAATTAAAAGATGACTAAGTTTAAATAATTACCATCAGATCATAAATTgatttcctttttttatataaaatatttacatatagtGTTGGTTTAATTAACTTTATCACAGGTAGAGAGTACTATTacttaacattaattaattactcaAGTTATAACTTGAAAATTGACTAAGGGAAGACAAAACAATTATCATGAAGCAACAAATGTTCATTCAAATGATAAACTGTTACTCAAGTGTTAGCTTTGTTTAATTGATATAAATTCATATTCACAGCTTAAGGGAGGAAGAgacaaattaatttatgtaaggATAACACTTTTAGTAAATATATTCCTCTTTTAGTCATTATGAATTGAGAACTTGATTTAGAATCACAGAGTGTGTGATTGATGtataatacatataattgaATATGTATTGAATGAATAAGGAAATCCGTTTAACTCTCTTTGCaatattttagtattaattaaAGTGATGtttattgaataatatatcAATTGTCCAGCTACAATCAAATCATGcagtacattttttattaaaaattataattattaatctaGTAGTAAACATCCAgtccaataaataaaaaagttattattgaataaaatctAATTATTACATACTCACACAATATATTATAGATACAACCTTCTTAAAAACCACAAAAAACTGCTTAAAATAGATTTAATAAagcattttgaaatattaaaaatcaaatttatgttaatatatatatatatatatatatatatatatatatatatatatatatatatatatttgtaggTATGTATGAATGAATGATAATAATCACTAATCTCTTCATTTTTAtacttgattattattttaaatttatttcaaatttaaatataagttttaaaaaaaaaaactttatctGTTTATGGGAGAATAacttgataaattatatttattttaatacatttcagttaaaaagatattttaaagccttttaaagaatatttattctttatcaaaatcattaaactaataatggaataaattatatattttaacataagaatcataagaaaaaaaaaaacattgcatCTATATATAAGGATaagaagttaattttttatagattttaatcCAAGAGGAGGTAAAGTTGTGCATATTTAAGTAGAGATTATGAGTGcattttacttaaattaaataaagtgtATCATGAGACAGACTCACATCCCATATGTTATATAGGAGAGAATATAATTGATacataagtaaaatatttattgaaaatgatactttgacaaatagtatttttttagtaaaaaaaaattataattttttattattttatttgtgtaattttcataaaaaaaaaattctatttagtaATTTTCTCAACAAAATATCTATCAAAAATCATTTTCGTATATCGATTAACATTGTGAAATTATGTTATACCGACAATTTCCTACGCATGATGCATAAAATTTACTAGcgaaatttaagttttaaatgtATTCATGCAAGTTTGCacatatttttgtgttaattaagattgattgcatttttttttgtttgacttTCATCATTTAAGAATATGGTTGCTTTTTTGTCTTTTGGATGGTGGTAGCATGATGGAGAAttggatttgaaaaaaaaaagttgacgTTGAGCGGTGTCAGAAAAAGTCCACATATTGGCTGCAGTCTGTGATACTTTGTAACATCATTTATTCATGATATTTTTTAGTCATTAGTATTATCATTGTTATTGGTTACAATTTTGGGACAACACAATTTTATACAAAAGTATGAATgcaaataaattaatcaataaaaattataatcatcTAAGTCATAAGATGTTATAAAAATGCATATGCGAGTCCTcacatttttaacatatttcacTCTTTATAGAGAGAATTTCGTTTCCATAAAATCATAATAAGTTtgctttaataaataaaatgtatataactAGTTTATTAGTGTGTAATGGGAAAGGGAGagatattataaaaagaaagaggaaaaaagtCCAGTTATTGAA
Encoded here:
- the LOC114162993 gene encoding metalloendoproteinase 1-like, encoding MHHNTSLTFFLHFKKLNSYLYAINLHLMFLSRIWITCNFSKIMKQYLFTFLFLLLVLHPEKSQAKGGGARSSLSTRRFRSTSGALVGSRWYNTVDDVEQQELSPPPPTKEVKGLSRIKGYFSDFGYLQSSPPFNDLLDHQTRTAIHSYQSFFNLKSTGDLTNETFHQLSLPRCGVPDMNLEYSAAGNVSWPKAGHRWFWARRVTYGFLPESRIPANVTAVFRRAFARWDRALTGLNLTEESYEKADIRVGFYDLDEGVEDVVWGESVVRLLRNGSNGEIRLDGSKEWGLGRENGTVLGKLDLESAVMHQIGHLLGLGHSNVEESVMYPYVLPSKQRKVELSDYDKFNIERVYSDGNSDHGAGHWRVSLTVITLCLGFMLILV